Genomic segment of Streptomyces sp. NA02950:
GCGGCCGAGCACTACAACGAATTAGCTGTCTCGGGATTCGGCTTCGCCGCATCCCATTACGGGCTTCCGGACATCGGTTTCATCGCCTGGCCCGACCTGCTGGGATTTGCGGAACGGCTGCGCCTGGCCTTCCCCGAGCACCATCTGCTGGTCGACATCGACGACGGATATGTGGACCCCGAAGTCGCCTGCCATGTGGTGCAGCGGCTGGAGCGGGCCGGGGCCTCCGGAGTCATTCTGGAGGACCGGAAGCGTCCGCGCCGGTGCGGTCACGCGGACGGCAAGCTGGTCCTGCCGCTCGAGGAATACCTCGCCAAGCTCTCCTCGACCCGTACGGCCGCGTACCGATCGCCGCCGATCTGGGCCTCCTCCTCGGCCGAGATGTACACCGAAGCGCTCCGCAGCGGTCCGATCCGGGCGGGCAGCGGCCGCAGCAACACCTCCTGCGCCGCCACCGCCACCGATCGCACCTGCCGCGGCCGCCGCCGGTGGCGTGGCTCCGACCGCGCCCGGAGACACCGGGCCGCGAGGAGGAACACCCACCCCGCCTGCCGGACCGCCCGGACTCCGCCCGGTCAGCCGGCCGGGTCGGCGGGCACCACTCCGGCCTCCGGGGCCGACGCGGCCGCCACCGTGGCCGTGGTCACCCCGGCGGCAGCCGAACCGGCATCGCGCTCGCGGCGCGCCGCCATCCAGACGTAGACCAGCACCCCCGCGAACAGGAAGAGCACGCCCTGGTACACCGCCGCGTACCCGGCGCCCGCGACCAGCCAGAACGAGAAGCCGAAGCCCGCCAGCGCCAGGGTGACGTCCCAGACGAGGCGGCCCGTCCGCACCTCCTCGCGCCGGCCCGACAGCAGGAAGTACAGCTGGGCACCGGCCGCCAGCAGATAGGGGACCGTCGCCGAGAAGGTGGTGATCAGGACGAGGATCTCGAAGAGGCCGCCCGAGCCGGAGGTGTAGTTGACCACGATCAGCAGCGAGGCCAGCAGCACGCCCACGAAAACGCCGAAGGTCGGCACCCCGCGCCGCTTGGCGCCGAAGGGCGCCGGGAAGAGGCCGTCCCGGGCCGCCGCGTACGGCGCCTGCGCGCTCATCAGGATCCAGCCGTTGAGCGCGCCGACGATCGAGACCACCGCGGCCGCCGCGATCAGCGTGCCGCCCCACGCGCCGCCGAACATCGCGTTCACCGCGTCGGAGAACGGGGCGGTGGAGTTCACCAGGTCGTCGTGGGCGACGGTGCCGAACACCGCCACCGTGCCCAGCAGATAGACCACGGCCGCGCCGATCGTGCCCAGCACGCTCGCCCGCCCCACATTGCGCTCCGGGTCGCGGACCTCGCCCGCGCTCATCGACGCCGACTCCACGCCCACATAGCTGTAGAGCAGGATCGCGGCCGCCGCCGACAGCCCGCCCAGCGCACCGCTGCCGGTCTCGTTGAACGCGCCGAGGTTGTCCGGGTCGAAGAAGAAGAGGCCGCCGACGGCGACGAAGAACAGCGGAACGAACTTCAGCACCGTGGAGACGATCTGCACCGCGCCCACCCACCGCGTCCCCGCCAGGTTGGCCAGCGCCGGGAGCCACAGCGCCAGCAGCGCCACCCCCAGGTTCACGCCCTCGCTGTCGTGGCCCGGCATCAGTACGTGCACATAGCCGACCGCAGCCACCGCGAGCGCCGCGTTGCTGACCCAGGTCATCGTCCAGTACGACCAGGCCGACAGAAAGCCCGCGAAGTCGCCGAACGCCGCGCGGGCGTGCACATACGGCCCGCCGGTGCGCGGATCGCGCTCGGCCAGCCGTCCGAAGACCAGCGCGAGCGCGATGGCACCGACGGTCAGGACGACGAAGGCGAGCAGGCTGAGGGTGCCGAACGGGGCGACGGAGGCGGGCAGCAGGAAGATGCCGCCGCCGATGATGTTTCCCATGACGAGAGCGGTCGCCGTGGGCAGGCCGAAGCGGCGCGGGTGGTGCTGGTCGGGCATGAGCACATCGTCATAGACGATGTACGGTGCACCAAATTACCGGGCTTTATTCGGCGCGACCCGGCTGACCACGGGAAATGGTGCGGCGGTTGCACCGTTCAACCGCGTTTTATCCGGCGCCCCCGCCGACACCTCCGGAGCTTCCGGGATCTGCGGGGTCTGCGGTCCGTTCGCCTCCGCCAGCCAGCGCCGCAGCACGGTGTGCACCCGCTCGGCCCCCACCAGTTCCTCGCCCTCGCCCACCGGCGGGCTCAGCTCCCCGGGCCACATCAGGAAGGGACGGCCCTGCTCCCCGCCGAGCCCGCCGTGCGAGCCGATCTGCCCCTCGAAGGCGTGCACGGTGCCCGTCTCCGGGTCGTACGCGGAGTTGACCATGATGTCGGGGGTGTTCGCGAAGTGTGCGGTGCGCCGTACGGCCGCCGCCGCCCCGGGCCCGAAGGCCGCCAGGGGGCTGGTCCCGACGGTCCGGCCGCTGTCCAGATGGTGTTCCGCGCCGCCGCGCCCCAGCACCACCGCGCCGTGCTCCTCGGACATCACCAGCACGAACCCCACCCCGGCGTGGTCGGCGAGCGTCCGCAGCAGCGCCGGATGGCGGGCCTCGATCCGCTCACGGCTCATCCGGCCGCTGACATCGGGGAAGGACACCAGCCCCAGATTGCCGGAGGCGAGCACCACCGGATCGGACGGCGGCCGCCCCTCCCCGTCCTTCTCCGGCCGCCGCAGTGCCGCCCGCGCCGCCTCGCGCGCCTCCGCACCGCACGCCTCCGCACCGCTCGCCGTACGCCCGGCCCGCCGTGACACCGGCAGTCCGCAGCCGGCCCGCACCAGGTCCTCCAGCGTGAGCCCGTACGCCCCCGCGAAGGTGGCGCCCGGACTCTGCCCGTGG
This window contains:
- a CDS encoding isocitrate lyase/phosphoenolpyruvate mutase family protein, giving the protein MCYGKELREAIGSPRTTPLIGIYDMYSASIAAEHYNELAVSGFGFAASHYGLPDIGFIAWPDLLGFAERLRLAFPEHHLLVDIDDGYVDPEVACHVVQRLERAGASGVILEDRKRPRRCGHADGKLVLPLEEYLAKLSSTRTAAYRSPPIWASSSAEMYTEALRSGPIRAGSGRSNTSCAATATDRTCRGRRRWRGSDRARRHRAARRNTHPACRTARTPPGQPAGSAGTTPASGADAAATVAVVTPAAAEPASRSRRAAIQT